In Malassezia japonica chromosome 2, complete sequence, one DNA window encodes the following:
- the PHO91 gene encoding low-affinity phosphate transporter (TransMembrane:12 (i390-413o433-459i490-512o532-559i571-591o611-637i658-675o681-704i711-729o749-782i794-817o837-861i); COG:U; EggNog:ENOG503NVM5) has product MKFSHSLQLNSVPEWSDNYIDYQHLKKVIYTLERARYANDGLNDAAPERLENESTVLLDASPSDTDRLFVPELDKQLRKIVDFYCRKEKELADGVRAVRAHIQLAEDEYDTYASGGESDADVSEDPDADESGHEPVRRKMPSWYAPKRPRSHTSQSDTDGHAGASPNASTDLLPTYKRWIKTFGKSGSYRRPRRLSNADHSDFNLLGHSSTGGSSFENVTAASVWAAHDEYAIDVRITIKREVTELFTSLSELQQYTELNLTGMKKILKKYDKITDSQLKDRYVEQVVMVKYPFQTHAKAQLDEYLNDVVHLYAHIATRGDEEQARSQLKAQLREEVVWQRNTVWREMINIERRAQAASLERSLIGTAAGDLLAKETQPPRVVHTFFGDIMLPSFFTAGTLQLFFSIALFILLLKNPFLRVFDEVEVQNCFAMLIFCTCLWVTEVIPLFVTSLLVPFLITTLRVARHEKDGEYTRMTAPETSKWIFSQMFAPNVSLLLGGFTLAAALSKYGIDKVLATRVLRLAGTKPSIVLLAHMLVACFASMWISNVAAPVLMFSLVQPILRNLPPRSPYATSLVMGIALASNIGGQTSPIASPQNLIALEYMKEPIGWLQWFSITIPVSGLSLIVLWLLLLWSFGTGKGVVIKRIPEPTEPLQKTQWFISAVCIGTIVLWCLERKIEWIVGDMAIIAIVPLVCFFGTGILTKEDFNNFLWTIVFLAMGGIALGKGVDSSGLLASLDHFVQDRVEGLPLWGILLLLVSIGLVVATFISHTIAAVLLVPIAAQMGENLSQPHPRLLIMATVLTASAAMGLPISGFPNMTAINLEDEVGQRYVSVKTFLRVGIPASIAATVIIASVGYLIMSLLGL; this is encoded by the exons ATGAAGT TCTCCCACAGCTTGCAGCTGAATAGTGTTCCAGAATGGTCGGACAACTATATTGA TTATCAGCACCTAAAAAAGGTGATTTATACCTTGGAGCGTGCACGATACGCAAATGACGGCCTCaacgacgccgcgccggagcgcctcgagaacGAATCGACCGTGCTGCTGGATGCCTCACCGTCTGACACCGACCGGCTGTTTGTTCCCGAGCTCGAtaagcagctgcgcaagattGTCGACTTTTACTGCCGCAAAGAAAAGGAACTTGCggacggcgtgcgtgccgtgcgcgcgcacatccagctcgccgaggacgagtaCGACACgtacgcgagcggcggcgagtcggATGCAGACGTGAGCGAGGACCCCGACGCGGATGAGTCGGGCCACGAGCCGGTCCGGCGGAAGATGCCGTCGTGGTACGCGCCGAAGCGCCCTCGCTCGCACACGTCCCAGAGCGACACGGACGGACAtgcaggcgcgtcgccgaaTGCTTCGACAGACCTGCTTCCTACGTACAAGCGCTGGATCAAGACGTTTGGCAAGTCGGGCTCTTACCGCCGCCCCCGGCGTCTGTCGAATGCCGACCACTCTGACTTTAACCTGCTGGGCCACTCGAGCACGGGCGGCAGCAGTTTTGAAAATGTGACCGCCGCGTCTGTGTGGGCCGCGCACGATGAGTACGCCATTGACGTGCGCATCACGATCAAGCGCGAGGTGACGGAGCTCTTTAcgtcgctgagcgagctgcagcagtaCACCGAGCTCAACCTGACCGGCATGAAAAAGATTCTCAAAAAATACGACAAGATCACCGACAGCCAGCTCAAGGACCGTTACGTGGAGCAGGTCGTGATGGTCAAATACCCCTTCCAGACGCACGCCAAGGCACAGCTCGACGAGTACCTCAATGATGTCGTGCACCTCTATGCCCAcatcgcgacgcgcggcgacgaggagcaggcgcgctCGCAGCTCAAGGCACAGCTCCGCGAGGAGGTCGTGTGGCAGCGCAACACAGTCTGGCGTGAGATGATCAACAttgagcgccgtgcgcaggccgcctcgctcgagcgcagcttGATTGGCACGGCCGCTGGCGACCTGCTGGCCAAAGAgacgcagccgccgcgcgtggTGCACACCTTCTTTGGCGATATCATGCTTCCTTCCTTCTTTACGGCTGGCACGCTCCAGCTCTTCTTTTCCATCGCCCTGTTTATTTTGCTGCTCAAGAACCCCTTCCTCCGTGTCTttgacgaggtcgaggtgcagAATTGCTTTGCGATGCTCATCTTTTGCACGTGTCTGTGGGTGACCGAGGTTATCCCGCTGTTTGTCACCTCGCTCCTTGTCCCGTTCCTGATCacgacgctgcgtgtgGCGCGCCACGAAAAGGACGGCGAGTACACGCGCATGACCGCGCCCGAGACCAGCAAGTGGATCTTTTCGCAAATGTTTGCACCGAACGTCTCGCTGCTGCTTGGTGGCTTtacgctcgccgcggccttgTCGAAGTACGGCATCGACAAGGTGCTCGCGACACGCGtgctccgcctcgcgggCACCAAGCCGAGCATCGTTCTTCTGGCACACATGCTCGTCGCATGCTTTGCGAGCATGTGGATTTCGAacgtcgccgcgcctgtGCTCATGTtctcgctcgtgcagcCGATTCTGCGCAATTTGCCCCCCCGGTCGCCGTACGCGACGAGTCTCGTGATGggcatcgcgctcgcgtcgaATATCGGCGGCCAGACGTCGCCGATTGCCTCGCCGCAGAACCTCATTGCGCTCGAGTACATGAAGGAGCCGATCGGCTGGCTGCAGTGGTTCTCGATTACGATTCCCGTGTCGGGCCTGTCGCTGATTGTCCTTTggctcctgctcctctGGTCCTTTGGCACCGGCAAGGGCGTCGTGATCAAGCGCATCCCCGAGCCGACCGAACCTTTGCAAAAGACGCAGTGGTTCATTTCGGCCGTGTGCATCGGCACCATTGTGCTGTGgtgcctcgagcgcaagatCGAGTGGATTGTGGGCGACATGGCGATCATCGCCATTGTCCCCCTCGTGTGCTTCTTTGGCACGGGCATCCTGACCAAGGAAGACTTTAACAACTTCCTTTGGACGATCGTCTTCCTTGCGATGGGTGGTATCGCACTCGGCAAGGGCGTCGACTCGAGCGGTCTGCTTGCGAGCCTCGACCACTTTGTGCAGGACCGCGTCGAGGGACTGCCGCTATGGGGCATCCTGCTGCTCCTTGTCAGCATTGGCCTCGTGGTCGCCACCTTTATCTCGCACACCATCGCCGCCGTTCTCCTGGTGCCGATCGCGGCACAGATGGGCGAGAACCTTTCGCAGCCGCATCCCCGACTGCTCATCATGGCCACGGTGCtcaccgcgagcgccgccatGGGCCTTCCCATCTCGGGCTTCCCCAACATGACCGCCATCAACCTCGAGGATGAGGTCGGGCAGCGGTACGTCTCGGTCAAGACGTTCTTGCGGGTCGGTATCCCCGCCAGCATTGCCGCGACGGTGATCAtcgcctcggtcggctACTTGATCATGTCGTTACTGGGGCTGTAG
- the MTM1 gene encoding Carrier protein, mitochondrial (EggNog:ENOG503NTYN; BUSCO:EOG09262JAT; COG:C), with the protein MSSRLDTPPKEEEPVRIVMSHTDLTPLDVVKTRLQVQNSVRYDTTAVASEARSANVSRPCPGQEQVRQNALHTRGAYVVPRTAPTYHLTPTIPMTLAENGQAVCVFPEKCRPQACEVESLLRERRMNGIWDGIVKVARTEGWSGLWRGLVPTVAMTVPSQVTYMTCYDIFRRMLLSLEVARPSRIDQKAAQPSPNLAYDSDSELYVPDFPCDMPCEHERGPSEPLRIPLLGASLISGAFSRSVSATLVTPLELLRTRLQASYGRSSMTSVLDPLFREVCNDGPGVLWRGLSATLWRDVPFSALYFTGYEAGKYMLTGAGFGESQTSTFWHEFGISFGVGATSGCVAAIATQPFDLVKTRLQAEMSPADPRYPASPAASPARSMFRALRHIVDTEGAAGLFRGLSPRLAKVAPSCGIMIGSFEVVGRLLANARQSS; encoded by the exons atGTCCTCCCGTTTGGATACGCCTCcgaaggaggaggagccTGTCCGGATTGTCATGTCGCACACAGACC tgacgccgctcgacgtggtAAAGACCCGCTTGCAGGTGCAAAATAGCGTGCGCTACGATACCACAGCTGTGGCATCCGAGGCGCGAAGCGCAAACGTGTCGCGGCCATGCCCTGGACaggagcaggtgcgccAAAATGCCCTGCACACGCGGGGTGCGTACGTCGTGCCACGCACTGCGCCTACCTACCACCTCACCCCCACGATCCCCATGACGCTGGCCGAGAATGGGCAGGCGGTGTGCGTATTCCCCGAAAAGTGCCGGCCACAGGCGTGCGAGGtcgagtcgctgctgcgcgagcggcgcatgaACGGCATCTGGGACGGCATCGTGAAGGTGGCGCGCACCGAAGGCTGGAGCGGCCTGTGGCGGGGCCTCGTGCCGACCGTGGCGATGACCGTGCCCTCGCAGGTAACGTACATGACGTGCTACGACATCTTCCGCCGCATGCTCctctcgctcgaggtggcgcgtccgtcgcgcatcgaccAAAAAGCAGCGCAACCTTCGCCGAACCTTGCGTACGATTCTGACTCGGAGCTCTACGTGCCCGACTTTCCGTGCGACATGCCATgcgagcacgagcgcggcccgagcgagccgctgcgTATTCccctgctcggcgcgtcgctcattTCCGGTGCATTCTCGCGTTCGgtctcggcgacgctcgtgaCGCCgctggagctgctgcgcacgcgtctGCAGGCGTCGTACGGGCGCTCGTCCATGACCTCGGTGCTCGATCCCTTGTTCCGCGAGGTGTGCAACGACGGCCCCGGTGTCTTGTGGCGCGGTCTCTCGGCGACCTTGtggcgcgacgtgccctTTTCTGCGCTCTACTTTACTGGCTACGAGGCCGGCAAGTACATGctcaccggcgccggcttTGGCGAGAGCCAGACGTCGACCTTTTGGCACGAGTTTGGCATTTCGTTTGGCGTCGGTGCCACGAGCGGCTGCGTTGCGGCCATTGCGACGCAGCCCTTTGACCTGGTCAAGACGCGTCTCCAGGCGGAGATGTCCCCGGCAGACCCCCGATACCCTGCatcgccggccgcgtcgcctgcgcgctCCATGTTCCGCGCGCTGCGACACATCGTCGACACCGAAGGCGCCGCGGGTCTTTTCCGTGGCCTGTCGCCCCGCCTGGCCAAAGTGGCGCCGTCGTGTGGCATCATGATCGGCTCCTTTGAGGTCGTGGGTCGCCTTCTGGCGAACGCGCGCCAGTCTTCTTGA
- the DEG1 gene encoding tRNA pseudouridine(38/39) synthase (COG:J; EggNog:ENOG503NUSU; BUSCO:EOG09263UAJ) yields the protein MSAHERYGDWTRSQLLRRIAQLEASASTANVPTPELEQAPSDADPEKKPKTKAPRPFDVSLQPQRKIALRFCYDGSRYSGLAAQTQQVTPLPTVEETIWEAMGTARLVDPAKGMEGAGWSRCGRTDAGVSAAGQVIALWVRSRCVDERALRAYHEQSDHGIEDAPEPIRLAAGDELPYVATLNRLLPPSIRVQAWSPVSPTFSSRFDCVYRHYKYFFTLGAPASLIWQKESASNFPQRLDVDRMRAAAARLIGEHDFRNLCKVDASKQITNFVRRIDGATIDQVPSGWATMHDPLDIAPISPTAEPMYVLNLRGSAFLYHQVRNIMAVLFMVGARLEEPSVIDELVNVYQGAAAADRIRTLANLDALLGEDTPDKHALRALPPPSEGLAVYETKPSYEMAADRPLMLWECGFRPEHVQWRACASDDLAGVQPEAIDFTPTLRATAQLHAQWTREAIHTELLRHFTISSASSSLSTIPTQTSFNDARMPRLPAAHGSEHPPLRAQLVPLGNGAVRPTTKYTPMVQRPRDVSADVKNEKWREGKGRRRAERRAAAP from the coding sequence ATGAGTGCACACGAGCGCTACGGAGATTGGACGCGGAGTCAGCttctgcgccgcatcgcgcagctgGAAGCCTCGGCATCGACGGCGAATGTGCCGACGCCCGAGCTGGagcaggcgccgagcgacgcggaccCCGAAAAGAAACCCAAAACCAAAGCCCCTCGCCCCTTTGACGTGTCTTTGCAGCCCCAGCGGAAGATTGCGCTGCGTTTTTGCTACGACGGCAGCCGCTACTCGggcctcgctgcgcagaCGCAGCAGGTTACGCCCCTGCCCACGGTCGAGGAGACGATCTGGGAGGCGATGGGTAccgcgcgccttgtcgaTCCTGCGAAAGGCATGGAGGGTGCAGGGTGGAGCCGGTGTGGCCGCACGGACGCGGGCGTCAGTGCCGCCGGCCAGGTGATTGCGCTGTGGGTGCGCAGCCGgtgcgtcgacgagcgtgcgctgcgcgcctaCCATGAGCAAAGCGACCATGGAAtcgaggatgcgccggAGCCTATCCGGCTCGCTGctggcgacgagctgccgtacgtcgcgacgctcaacCGCCTGCTCCCTCCTTCGATCCGTGTGCAGGCGTGGTCGCCGGTCTCCCCCACGTTTTCCTCGCGCTTCGACTGCGTGTACCGCCACTATAAATACTTCTTTACGCTCGGCGCACCCGCGTCGCTGATCTGGCAGAAAGAAAGTGCGTCCAACTTTccccagcgcctcgacgtggaccgcatgcgcgcggccgcggcgcggctcATTGGCGAGCACGACTTCCGGAATCTGTGCAAGGTCGATGCGAGCAAGCAGATTACCAACtttgtgcgccgcatcgacggcgcgacgatcgACCAAGTCCCGTCCGGCTGGGCGACGATGCACGATCCCCTGGACATTGCGCCCATCTCCCCTACGGCCGAGCCGATGTATGTGCTGAATCTGCGCGGCTCTGCCTTTTTGTACCACCAAGTGCGCAACATTATGGCGGTGCTCTTCATGGTCGGCGCACGCCTGGAAGAGCCGTCGGtgatcgacgagctggtcAACGTGTaccaaggcgctgcggccgcagACCGTatccgcacgctcgcgaaCCTCGATGCACTGCTTGGCGAAGACACGCCTGACAAGCACGCCTTGCGTGCGCTCCCCCCGCCCAGCGAGGGCCTCGCCGTGTACGAGACCAAGCCCAGCTACGAGATGGCCGCCGACCGTCCGTTGATGCTCTGGGAGTGTGGTTTCCGCCCCGAGCATGTCCAATGGCGGGCATGTGCGAgcgacgacctcgccggggtgcagcccgaggcgatcgactttacgccgacgctgcgtgccaccgcgcagctccaTGCGCAGTGgacgcgcgaggcgattcacaccgagctcctgcgccacTTTACGATATCCagtgcctcgtcgagccTATCGACTATCCCTACGCAGACGTCCTTTAACGAtgcgcgcatgccgcgtctgcctgcggcgcacggctcGGAGCACCCtccgctgcgtgcgcagcttgtTCCCCTCGGCAatggcgcggtgcgccctACGACCAAGTACACCCCGATGGTGCAGCGTCCGCGCGACGTCTCGGCGGACGTCAAAAACGAAAAGTGGCGCGAGGGAAAGggccgccggcgggcggagcgccgcgccgccgcgccgtag
- a CDS encoding uncharacterized protein (EggNog:ENOG503NX1R; COG:S): protein MASGGPDTAALLAWCVRHGIAVDERLSIEHVPLDAHEDSDLEYQAEGGAIAVVANAPIPAGDTVVYIPCDAVLSTKTSTLAHSSEFQEALRLCADNALHLALCLAYERGLEDKSAFAGYVQSLPRRVNLPMCWDASYEGTRWIQSTEAARDASTSKPGYSLRRLHTYWETHGKGVVRKTQQAQVDWPSYVDAFTLVSSRAFVINVYHGLCMVPIADLFNHTDMHNVQVEAEELVCLQCGYPHQGPCTQALSNTIDVRCIEALYEGDEAINTYGDLSNAELLCQYGFVLDSKTLYDRSSWGPAMPAELRELEEAFSSCLAYTPNGNHAPGLDHLLLSLEPEAASDDALFARLQSPRDFSRPLFVDPTGRPSYVLWRLCLGAAMACAAAPITDWPMLLNQVQSFGGAMQAAPDHAVHLAAQCLAHLCTSRMKNLYVTTHDDEAGALLQADRGPLRSTVQLALQESDTLHRARAWAQST from the exons ATGGCCAGCGGGGGGCCGGACACGGCGGCGCTACTTGCGTGGTGCGTCCGGCACGGAATCGCGGTGGATGAGCGCTTGTCAATCGAACATGTGCCTCTGGATGCACACGAAGACTCGGACCTCGAGTACCAGGCCGAGGGCGGCGCCATCGCGGTCGTAGCCAACGCACCGATTCCAGCGGGGGACACGGTGGTCTATATTCCCTGCGATGCGGTCCTCTCGACCAAGACCAGTACACTAGCACATTCGAGTGAGTTTCAAGAGGCACTGAGGCTGTGTGCAGAcaatgcgctgcacctcgcctTGTGCTTGGCCTACGAACGGGGCTTGGAGGACAAGTCGGCGTTTGCGGGCTACGTGCAAAGTCTGCCACGCCGCGTCAACTTGCCCATGTGCTGGGATGCATCGTACGAAGGAACAAGATGGATTCAAAGCACCGAGGCCGCACG CGACGCATCGACCAGCAAGCCTGGCTACTCTTTG cgccgcctgcatACCTACTGGGAGACACATGGAAAGGGGGTCGTCCGCAAAACCCAACAGGCCCAGGTCGACTGGCCCTCCTATGTGGATGCTTTTACCTTGGTCTCGAGTCGTGCTTTTGTGATTAATGTGTACCACGG CCTGTGCATGGTGCCCATCGCAGACCTATTCAATCACACAGATATGCACAATGTGCaagtcgaggccgaggagctcgtgTGCCTCCAGTGCGGCTATCCCCACCAGGGCCCATGCACGCAAGCGCTCAGCAATACGATCGacgtgcgctgcatcgaggcgctctaCGAAGGGGACGAAGCCATCAATACGTACGGCGATCTAAGCAATGCCGAGCTTTTGTGCCAGTACGGATTCGTGTTGGATAGCAAGACCCTGTACGaccgctcgagctggggGCCCGCCAtgcccgccgagctccgcgagctcgaagAGGCCTTTTCTTCGTGCCTGGCTTACACACCTAATGGTAACCACGCTCCTGGATTGGACCACCTGCTGCTTTCGCTCGAGCCAGAAGccgcctcggacgacgcgctctttgcgcggCTGCAGAGCCCGCGCGACTTTTCACGCCCTCTCTTTGTCGATCCTACCGGGAGACCGAGCTATGTACTGTGGCGCCTGTGCCTTGGCGCCGCCatggcctgcgccgcagcgcccaTTACCGACTGGCCGATGCTGTTGAACCAGGTGCAGTcgttcggcggcgcgatgcAGGCCGCTCCTGACCACGCGGTACACCTGGCCGCCCAGTGCCTCGCACACCTCTGCACATCCCGCATGAAAAATCTCTACGTGACGACCCACGACGACGAAGCCGGCGCCTTGCTCCAGGCGGACCGGGGGCCGCTGCGGAGCACGgtccagctcgcgctgcaagAGTCTGACACCCTccaccgcgctcgcgcctgGGCCCAGTCCACGTGA
- a CDS encoding peptidylprolyl isomerase (COG:A; EggNog:ENOG503P2R2), protein MTSSSKTVYIEEILHNTFVTFGEISDIQLPKVSEGASANRGFGFITFTQEDAAEDAIDNMHLNEFRGNVITVNAAKPQRIQTGDAWRPIWETEEWNQEYGNKPLPSQPGA, encoded by the exons ATGACGTCCAGCAGCAAGACAGTGTATATTG AAGAGATCTTGCACAATACGTTTGTGACCTTTGGCGAGATCAGCGATATCCAGTTGCCGAAAGTCTCGGAAGGAG CGTCTGCGAACCGCGGCTTTGGGTTCATTACCTTTACGCAGGAGGATGCAGCGGAGGATGCGATTGATAATATGCACTTGAACGAGTTTCGTGGC AATGTGATCACGGTCAATGCGGCCAAGCCCCAGAGAATCCAGACGGGCGATGCATGGCGGCCGATTTGGGAGACCGAG GAATGGAACCAAGAGTACGGCAACAAGCCATTGCCTAGCCAGCCTGGGGCATAG
- the IDI1 gene encoding isopentenyl-diphosphate Delta-isomerase (EggNog:ENOG503NU8E; BUSCO:EOG0926458I; COG:Q), protein MSTTAEPTRAEDVSLAGHDEEQIRLMEERCIVLDNDDNYIRDGSKKECHLMTNINDGLLHRAFSMFIFDPTTGKLLLQRRAPEKITFPNMWTNTCCSHPLAVRSELDGREGAKRAAQRKLEHELGIPLNEVNLEDIQFLTRIHYLAPSDGLWGEHEIDYILFLTAPVSLKVNENEVCDVKWVSVDELKQLMNDLDPSSFTPWFKLIVNEFLFPWWKELLEHPTSEGKYDAKVLASLENDKIHRL, encoded by the exons ATGTCGACGACCGCGGAACCGACGCGTGCTGAGGATGTCTCGCTTGCGGGACACGATGAGGAGCAGATTCGTCTGATGGAGGAGCGCTGTATTGTCCTGGACAATGACGATAACTACATCCGCGATGGCAGCAAGAAGGAGTGCCATTTGATGACCAACATCAACGACGGCCTGCTTCACCGTGCCTTTTCCATGTTCATTTTTGACCCGACGACCGGCAAGCTGCTtctccagcgccgcgctccggAAAAGATTACGTTCCCGAATATGTGGACGAATACGTGCTGCTCGCACCCCCTCGCTGTGCGGTCCGAGCTGGACGGCCGTGAGGGTGCgaagcgtgcggcgcagcgcaagctcgagcacgagcttgGTATCCCGCTGAACGAAGTGAATTTGGAAGATATTCAGTTCCTGACGCGTATCCACTacctcgcgccgagcgacggccTGTGGGGCGAGCACGAAA TCGACTATATCCTGTTCCTGACTGCGCCGGTCTCGCTGAAGGTCAACGAGAACGAGGTTTGCGACGTGAAATGGGTTTCTGTGGACGAGCTGAAGCAACTGATGAACGACCTGGACC CCTCTTCCTTCACGCCTTGGTTCAAGCTTATCGTGAACGAGTTCCTTTTCCCGTGGTGGAAGGAGCTGCTGGAGCACCCTACCAGCGAGGGCAAGTACGATGCCAAGGTGCTTGCCAGCCTCGAGAATGACAAGATTCACCGTCTTTAG
- a CDS encoding uncharacterized protein (EggNog:ENOG503NZ55; COG:J) produces MASTSDTATAHTWVHPECRPENIEKLISDVDRYNPQNRTVLVEYLNAQLKNGTYDALPNLAILKLFQLNPSEFDLDVAVNILVKALTAAPFPDFSLCISLLGEAPVKTLSSNDAALSTGAAGIITEPIIVHLATLSTFLFETKFRDFWALYNSGDFADVRKYTANAAGFEEDVRKVVLNSVKGTFRTISEARIGGYLNLQGADLAKFINEQPGWELSNGTVTVPANIDNEVKPTVTREEISLENLSKLLAQA; encoded by the exons ATGGCCTCGACTTCGGACACGGCCACTGCGCACACTTGG GTGCACCCCGAGTGCCGCCCTGAGAATATCGAGAAGCTTATTTCGGATGTCG ACCGGTACAACCCCCAAAACCGCACGGTTCTGGTGGAATACCTCAACGCCCAGCTGAAGAACGGGACGTACGACGCACTTCCGAACCTGGCTATTCTGAAACT CTTCCAGCTCAACCCTAGCGAATTTGACCTTGACGTGGCGGTGAACATTCTCGTCAAGGCGCtgaccgccgcgccgttCCCCGACTTTAGCCTGTGCATTtcgctcctcggcgaggcgccggtcAAGACACTCTCGAGCAacgatgcggcgctgtCCACCGGCGCGGCTGGCATCATTACCGAGCCTATCATTGTGCACCTCGCTACGCTCTCTACCTTCCTGTTCGAGACCAAGTTCCGCGACTTTTGGGCGCTCTACAACAGCGGCGACTTTGCGGACGTGCGGAAGTACACTGCGAACGCGGCGGGCTTTGAGGAAGACGTGCGCAAGGTGGTGCTGAACAGCGTCAAGGGAACGTTCCGTACCATCTCGGAGGCTCGCATCGGCGGCTACCTCAACCTCCAGGGCGCCGATCTCGCCAAGTTCATCAATGAGCAGCCCGGCTGGGAGCTCAGCAACGGCACCGTGACCGTCCCTGCGAATATCGACAACGAGGTGAAGCCGACGGTGACGCGCGAGGAGATCTCGCTTGAAA ACCTGTCCAAGCTCCTGGCGCAGGCATAA